The following are encoded together in the Gemmatimonadaceae bacterium genome:
- a CDS encoding HD domain-containing protein, protein MHEFTASESLRKHMLAVEAAMRAYAEHFGEDPERWGLAGLIHDFDYERFPNAAHSATEEHPAEGVRMLRDRGWPEDILEAIMGHATYCNVPRESRMARALFAVDELSGLITATALVKPTKSVHDVDASSVLKKMKKKEFARGVNRDDVILGTQELGLELEPHVQFVIDAMRRSADAIGLAGTPGTASTAAPAAEEPAR, encoded by the coding sequence ATGCATGAGTTCACGGCCAGCGAGTCGCTCAGAAAACACATGCTCGCCGTAGAAGCCGCGATGCGCGCATACGCGGAACACTTTGGGGAGGATCCCGAGCGCTGGGGACTTGCCGGGCTGATCCATGATTTCGACTATGAGCGATTTCCAAACGCCGCGCACTCGGCCACGGAGGAGCATCCGGCGGAAGGCGTACGCATGTTGCGCGACCGCGGTTGGCCAGAGGACATCCTCGAAGCGATCATGGGCCACGCCACGTACTGCAACGTGCCGCGCGAGAGCCGAATGGCGCGCGCGCTGTTCGCCGTCGACGAGCTGTCGGGACTGATCACGGCGACGGCGCTGGTGAAGCCCACCAAGAGCGTGCACGACGTCGACGCGTCGTCGGTCCTCAAGAAGATGAAAAAGAAGGAGTTCGCCCGCGGAGTGAATCGCGACGACGTGATCCTCGGAACACAGGAGCTCGGATTGGAGCTCGAGCCGCATGTCCAATTTGTGATCGACGCCATGCGGCGTTCCGCCGACGCGATCGGACTCGCCGGGACCCCCGGTACCGCCAGTACCGCGGCGCCCGCCGCCGAGGAACCGGCCCGCTGA